One part of the Rutidosis leptorrhynchoides isolate AG116_Rl617_1_P2 chromosome 1, CSIRO_AGI_Rlap_v1, whole genome shotgun sequence genome encodes these proteins:
- the LOC139873027 gene encoding uncharacterized protein isoform X2: MPLQSIAAAATFHCRSRFPVTLGFSRVCKRQSLATVTSFHHPSLFPAPEDSTKPLLTDCGRIKSTAVGHAVCGAVVTRTSQEPWRVLKKFEYSEFGDTKLTLSKGLRATSSLKRSLLVSIFSQRSHCLQCSQRSQPWFYPHSVLNHGHYWLQYYFVSKNYKRLNVLISDNDMSVCSIVKNVFTRK; the protein is encoded by the exons ATGCCGCTGCAATCCATCGCCGCCGCCGCCACATTCCACTGCCGGTCACGCTTCCCCGTCACCTTAGGTTTTTCTAGGGTTTGTAAGCGGCAATCGCTCGCCACCGTCACCAGCTTCCACCACCCGTCACTCTTTCCGGCACCAGAG GATAGCACAAAGCCTTTGCTTACTGATTGCGGGCGTATCAAGTCGACTGCAGTGGGTCATGCTGTTTGCGGAGCTGTTGTCACAAG AACATCACAAGAGCCATGGCGTGTATTGAAGAAGTTTGAGTATTCGGAATTTGGAGACACCAAGCTGACTTTGTCAAAGGGATTGCGTGCCACTTCCAGCTTGAAAAG AAGTCTATTGGTGTCTATATTTTCACAACGATCTCATTGTCTTCAATGTTCTCAACGAAGTCAGCCATGGTTTTACCCTCATTCCGTCTTGAATCATGGTCACTATTGGTTACAATATTATTTTGTGAGTAAAAATTATAAGCGATTAAATGTACTTATATCTGATAATGATATGAGTGTATGTAGTATAGTAAAGAATGTGTTTACAAGGAAGTGA
- the LOC139873027 gene encoding uncharacterized protein isoform X1: MPLQSIAAAATFHCRSRFPVTLGFSRVCKRQSLATVTSFHHPSLFPAPEDSTKPLLTDCGRIKSTAVGHAVCGAVVTRTSQEPWRVLKKFEYSEFGDTKLTLSKGLRATSSLKRCRSLLVSIFSQRSHCLQCSQRSQPWFYPHSVLNHGHYWLQYYFVSKNYKRLNVLISDNDMSVCSIVKNVFTRK; encoded by the exons ATGCCGCTGCAATCCATCGCCGCCGCCGCCACATTCCACTGCCGGTCACGCTTCCCCGTCACCTTAGGTTTTTCTAGGGTTTGTAAGCGGCAATCGCTCGCCACCGTCACCAGCTTCCACCACCCGTCACTCTTTCCGGCACCAGAG GATAGCACAAAGCCTTTGCTTACTGATTGCGGGCGTATCAAGTCGACTGCAGTGGGTCATGCTGTTTGCGGAGCTGTTGTCACAAG AACATCACAAGAGCCATGGCGTGTATTGAAGAAGTTTGAGTATTCGGAATTTGGAGACACCAAGCTGACTTTGTCAAAGGGATTGCGTGCCACTTCCAGCTTGAAAAG ATGCAGAAGTCTATTGGTGTCTATATTTTCACAACGATCTCATTGTCTTCAATGTTCTCAACGAAGTCAGCCATGGTTTTACCCTCATTCCGTCTTGAATCATGGTCACTATTGGTTACAATATTATTTTGTGAGTAAAAATTATAAGCGATTAAATGTACTTATATCTGATAATGATATGAGTGTATGTAGTATAGTAAAGAATGTGTTTACAAGGAAGTGA